One window of Streptococcus troglodytae genomic DNA carries:
- a CDS encoding acyl-CoA thioesterase/bile acid-CoA:amino acid N-acyltransferase family protein encodes MLTFKLKSQSHLADSPFGLIIEHLPPCCQVKVRLDLDHYYNINAPMNLSSQTPWQAEALFYSDDKGRLDLSESNLYRNISIMELFFKNQPRSCKKEKLSQRLESIPLNPFYDLKISVFKGHSLLGETNVRRYYQLPSISHLDLNFSRAKGRFFYDKMSSQQPAIIVLSGSDGRIEKAQNIAQLLASHGFTTLALAYFGLEGLASHLEKIPLEIIQEAIDYLKKSPYADSIRLGLYGRSKGAEFALLAASHYADFKCLVLNSPSYLCLEGLKQWRNSKTSSWTYQGQELPYHPFLWKDFFQRLIFKKDLKNVNHQAVIPVEKINGPLLLLVSKKDEVWNAYGSAVTIVNRLQQKRFKYPYQVESYENCGHMMTVAYQPNHRYQKVALEKIMADTNDSWQKTLAFFRNHL; translated from the coding sequence ATGTTAACATTTAAACTAAAAAGTCAAAGTCATTTAGCAGATAGTCCTTTTGGACTCATCATTGAACATTTGCCCCCTTGCTGTCAAGTTAAAGTGAGACTAGATCTTGATCATTATTATAATATTAATGCTCCAATGAATCTATCTTCTCAGACACCTTGGCAGGCAGAAGCTTTGTTTTATTCAGATGATAAGGGAAGATTAGATTTATCGGAATCAAATCTTTATCGCAATATATCCATTATGGAGCTCTTTTTTAAGAATCAGCCGAGATCTTGTAAGAAGGAAAAGTTAAGTCAGCGCTTAGAAAGCATTCCTTTAAATCCTTTTTATGATCTGAAAATTAGTGTTTTTAAAGGTCACTCTTTATTGGGGGAGACAAACGTTAGACGCTATTATCAGCTTCCAAGCATTAGTCATTTAGATTTGAACTTTTCAAGAGCCAAAGGACGGTTTTTTTATGATAAAATGTCTTCTCAACAACCAGCAATCATCGTGTTAAGCGGCAGTGATGGCAGAATTGAAAAGGCACAAAACATTGCGCAGTTATTAGCTAGTCATGGTTTTACCACATTAGCTCTTGCTTATTTTGGTTTAGAAGGTCTTGCTTCTCATTTAGAGAAAATTCCGCTTGAAATTATCCAAGAAGCCATCGATTATTTGAAAAAGTCACCCTATGCGGATAGTATTCGCCTTGGACTTTATGGGCGTTCAAAAGGAGCAGAATTTGCTCTTTTGGCGGCTAGTCATTATGCTGATTTTAAGTGTCTAGTGCTTAATTCTCCTTCTTATCTTTGTTTGGAAGGTCTTAAGCAATGGCGCAATTCTAAGACCTCTTCGTGGACTTATCAAGGGCAAGAACTCCCTTATCATCCTTTTTTGTGGAAAGATTTTTTCCAACGTCTTATTTTTAAAAAAGATTTAAAGAATGTGAATCATCAGGCTGTTATTCCTGTTGAGAAAATTAATGGTCCTTTATTGCTCTTAGTTTCCAAGAAGGACGAAGTTTGGAACGCTTACGGTTCTGCTGTAACTATTGTTAACCGATTGCAGCAGAAAAGATTTAAATATCCTTATCAAGTAGAAAGTTATGAAAATTGTGGTCATATGATGACAGTAGCCTATCAGCCCAATCACCGTTATCAAAAGGTTGCCCTTGAAAAAATTATGGCAGATACGAATGATTCTTGGCAAAAGACGCTTGCATTTTTTAGAAATCATTTATAG
- the sodA gene encoding superoxide dismutase SodA gives MAILLPDLPYAYDALEPYIDAETMTLHHDKHHATYVANANAALEKHPEIGENLEVLLADVEQIPADIRQALINNGGGHLNHALFWKLLSPEKTKVTAEVAAAINEAFGSFDDFKAAFTAAATTRFGSGWAWLVVDKEGKLEVTSTANQDTPISQGLKPILALDVWEHAYYLNYRNVRPNYIKAFFEVINWNTVARLYAEALAK, from the coding sequence ATGGCTATTCTTTTACCGGATCTTCCATATGCTTATGATGCACTTGAACCATATATTGATGCTGAAACGATGACCCTTCATCATGATAAGCATCATGCAACTTATGTCGCAAACGCTAATGCAGCTCTTGAAAAACATCCAGAAATCGGAGAAAATTTGGAAGTGCTTTTGGCTGATGTGGAACAAATTCCAGCGGATATTCGTCAGGCTTTGATTAATAATGGTGGCGGTCATCTTAATCACGCTCTTTTCTGGAAACTCTTGTCGCCAGAAAAGACAAAAGTTACTGCGGAAGTAGCCGCAGCAATCAATGAGGCTTTTGGTTCATTTGATGATTTTAAAGCAGCTTTTACAGCTGCTGCAACGACGCGTTTTGGCTCAGGTTGGGCTTGGTTAGTAGTTGATAAAGAAGGAAAACTTGAAGTGACCTCAACAGCTAACCAAGATACTCCAATTTCACAAGGCTTGAAACCGATTCTAGCACTTGATGTTTGGGAACACGCCTATTATCTCAATTATCGTAATGTTCGTCCAAACTATATTAAAGCCTTCTTTGAAGTTATCAATTGGAACACCGTTGCACGTCTCTATGCCGAAGCTCTTGCTAAATAA
- a CDS encoding MarR family transcriptional regulator, with product MDRQSLIAFNQKFQDFLEAYTQLEKNQHVIKGAIPLNTAEVHTLVSIAQNQPINLVGLSNLRGISRSAVTQMVSRLESKGLLIKVPNESNRQEMLLSLTRAGQKIYQVHQKQHAYLEKKVMAVLQAYPQDFLANLEAMMVELEKVWKELPWLSR from the coding sequence ATGGATAGACAATCACTTATTGCTTTTAATCAGAAATTTCAAGATTTTCTTGAGGCCTATACTCAATTAGAAAAAAATCAGCATGTGATAAAAGGTGCTATCCCTCTCAATACAGCAGAAGTGCACACCCTTGTTAGTATTGCTCAAAATCAGCCTATTAATCTAGTTGGTTTGTCAAATTTACGGGGAATTTCTCGTAGTGCTGTGACTCAAATGGTTTCAAGATTAGAAAGTAAAGGGCTTTTAATTAAAGTTCCTAATGAAAGTAATCGTCAGGAAATGTTATTGTCTTTAACAAGGGCTGGTCAGAAAATTTATCAGGTTCATCAAAAGCAGCACGCTTATCTTGAAAAGAAAGTGATGGCTGTTTTACAAGCCTATCCTCAAGATTTCTTGGCCAATTTGGAAGCGATGATGGTTGAGCTGGAAAAGGTTTGGAAAGAATTGCCTTGGTTATCAAGGTAA